One genomic window of Plasmodium coatneyi strain Hackeri chromosome 12, complete sequence includes the following:
- a CDS encoding DNA repair metallo-beta-lactamase protein: MVEDNIHVIQNDPLIIVDKFPYTRKNERVTDHYTNINKYFHENVFSSTITKKLLTNIIGVNEKYIHNLKINKNYRLFNFEIIFIDANHCPGSVIIYFEFANGTKIIHTGDFRYSNVHTFLIKKVLNCKRNEKDGQQYKLQTLIPTNSEEQANKGELSTGVKTSFSWKGNPYNIHFSSENLNIYKGKTYIVNFEEFRIAYLKNVEDLICGLKSEGKEFYLYDSIEKENYFNFFIYVDLSLYFNQNEVDILLLHDGNKRLNEDVIINEENVKNIRFVAISDGEKLKDETSPNGTNSSVLVKRELLHHLCDRINGENGKVKKEEDTDVNESRFTHEHIIEEEKTVVKAKKESASDLIKLEHRPGGQEINAPSDVNESEEDSNYIRTIYLDTTYALSKNNLFAPQMYLINFIIYICKRKVREDSAVSVGVAVKAGEKHKANLAKTGKRTRAHKYKDEGGGSKVGKTNSDEKIETNGAGDRDEKNLQGKGNRPKRTLFMFGTYNLGKEKIYLSVSEACNMKIHFRNEKKKTIIQSFLHNKSMLKRITDNKLEAQIHIVDINYSYIFPKIEKNKFKNLIDEEIEKEFDSFYYIIPTGWVKKYSFYQKNEISIFLIPYSEHSNLSELESFVKSIKPCNIIPTVFYNPKEKTRILNIFNPYLNLQREVLNFLKISDERCLVRNKKISKRGEKTNHTRKQIVEANIVGVKNSNGSSQPKLTSFFPFIKRKKR; the protein is encoded by the exons ATGGTTGAGGATAACATACATGTGATTCAGAATGACCCGCTCATTATCGTAGATAAATTCCCCTACACCAGGAAGAACGAAAGAGTCACAG ATCATTACAccaacataaataaatacttCCACGAAAACGTCTTCTCGTCAACCATAACGAAAAAGTTGTTAACAAACATAATTGGggtaaatgaaaaatatatacacaatttaaaaattaataaaaattaccgtcttttcaatttcgaaataatttttatcgACGCAAATCATTGTCCTGGATctgtaattatttattttgaatttgcaaatggaacaaaaatcATACACACAGGCGATTTCCGCTATTCCAATGTTCATACCtttttgataaaaaaagtgctaaattgtaaaaggaatgaaaaagatgGACAGCAATACAAATTGCAAACATTGATTCCTACAAACTCGGAGGAACAAGCGAACAAAGGGGAGTTGTCCACCGGGGTGAAGACGAGCTTCTCCTGGAAGGGCAATCCGTATAACATCCATTTTAGTagtgaaaatttaaatatatataagggaaaaacataCATTGTAAATTTTGAAGAGTTTAGAATAgcttatttaaaaaatgtggaagatTTAATTTGCGGACTTAAATCTGAGGGGAAGGAATTTTATTTGTATGATTCcattgaaaaggaaaattattttaactttttcatttacgTAGATTTGTCTCTATATTTTAATCAGAACGAAGTGGACATTTTGCTTCTCCATGATGGGAATAAAAGGCTAAACGAGGACGTGATAATTAACGAGGAAAACGTAAAGAACATTCGCTTCGTCGCGATCTCTGATGGAGAAAAGTTAAAAGATGAAACCAGTCCCAACGGAACCAACTCCTCAGTTTTGGTAAAAAGGGAGTTGCTTCACCATTTGTGCGATAGGATAAATGGAGAAAAcggaaaggtaaaaaaggaagaggacaCCGACGTGAACGAGTCGCGATTTACACATGAGCATATCattgaagaagagaagacgGTGGtaaaagcgaaaaaagaaagcgctAGTGATCTCATCAAGCTGGAACATCGTCCAGGTGGGCAAGAAATAAATGCTCCTTCTGACGTGAACGAATCGGAAGAAGACTCAAATTATATAAGGACCATTTACCTGGACACAACTTATGCCCTGtcgaaaaataatttgttcgCGCCGCAGATGTATTtgattaattttattatttatatatgtaagagGAAAGTGAGAGAAGATTCTGCCGTATCGGTGGGCGTCGCGGTAAAGGCAGGGGAAAAACACAAGGCTAACCTTGCTAAAACGGGCAAACGAACCCGGGCGCATAAATATAAGGACGAGGGAGGGGGAAGCAAAGTGGGTAAAACAAACAGCGATGAAAAGATCGAAACCAATGGAGCGGGGGATAGGGATGAGAAGAACTTacaggggaaaggaaaccgCCCCAAAAGAACCCTATTCATGTTTGGAACCTACAAcctggggaaggaaaaaatttacctaAGCGTATCCGAGGCGTGCAACATGAAAATACACTtcaggaatgaaaaaaaaaaaacaataattCAGTCCTTCTTACACAATAAAAGTAtgttaaaaagaataacagACAATAAGTTGGAAGCGCAGATCCACATAGTTGACATAAATTATTCGTATATATTCcccaaaattgaaaaaaataaatttaaaaatttaatagaCGAAGAAATCGAAAAGGAATTTGATTCATTCTATTATATTATCCCCACAGGAtgggtgaaaaaatattccttttatcaaaaaaatgaaatttccatttttttaatcccctATAGTGAACATTCAAATTTATCAGAATTGGAAAGTTTTGTAAAATCTATCAAGCCTTGTAATATAATTCCTACTGTGTTTTATAACCCGAAGGAAAAGACGAGGATTCTGAACATCTTCAACCCGTACCTGAACTTACAGCGGGAAGtgctgaattttttaaaaatatctgATGAGCGTTGTTTGGtcaggaataaaaaaatatccaaaAGGGGCGAAAAGACAAATCACACGCGGAAACAAATTGTAGAGGCTAATATTGTGGGGGTAAAAAATTCCAATGGTAGCAGTCAACCCAAGTTGACGTCGTTTTTTCCGttcataaaaaggaagaaacggtGA